The window AGATTTTAGAACAACTCAGGGGAATAGAGGTCCTGGAAGACCAGGTGGCATGAACATGAAAGATGTTTTAACAAGAAATAGACAGCTAAAGCTATCCACAAGCATTGTTGCAAAACTTTTTGAAAAGCTTTAGCATAGTCATAGCCTTATCATTTAAAACTATAACTTTTATGCAAATAAAATCTTGTTAAAGCAAAGACATCACGTTTTAATAAGTGATGCTAAAGCTTTTGTATTAGTTTATTACTAGCATCTTAAGCCATTCTTGTATAGTCTTCAAGTATTTTTACAACATCATCTATGTTTTTGCATTGTTGAATTTTTTGCGCTAGTACTTTAGCACCTAGAGTTTCTGAAACCCACTTCACCAAATAACCTTTTTCTATATGTCTTAGAGCATCTTTTTCAGATATGAAACCATGTTTCAATGCTATGTAGAGTTTCTCAATACTGTTTATTTTCAGTGTTATTGGAAACCCGCTTTCATCAGTGAAAACATATGAGTGTTTATCATCAACACTTTTCTTAGCCAGTTCAAAAGCCTCTATATATTCCATCGCTTTTTCAGATGCCTTGTATTTGCCATAGCTAATCTCATTGACAAGTCCATGTCTTAGCATTTCTCTTAAGTATCTCTTGGCTGTGTTGAGAGATATGCTGCTTTTGGATGTTAGATCCTCAAGAGAAAACTCTTTGTCTTTGAACTGTGCAAGTATTTGAACAAGTCTTCTAACCGTTATAACCATACACAACCACTTTGTCTAGCAACAAGAAATAGTTTCTGCATCTCATTTTTAAGTTTTTTAGAATAAGGCAATAGCTGGTTTGCGTGACTCAGTATGAGCATTAGCAATTTGGAATGTGCTGATGTCATAATTACTTGCAAGCTTGGTATGGAGAAAGTTGTTGCCTCATATGTAATGGAGATTGATCCAAGTGCCAAGGTTGTTCCATCTCCGGAGAACTTCATGGGTCTTGTGCTTATCTACAACGCTTTCAACAAGAAGATGCTTGCTGATGAGATTAGGAAAAAAGTTCCAGAAGCTGAGAAGATATATGTTGTTGAAAAGTGTTCAAAAGCAAACATAAACTCTATTGTTGATGCTGTTAAGAGTATTGCAAAAGATTTTGTGTTTCAAAACGAGAGCTTTGCTGTTAGAACAACTAGAAGAGGGAAACACAGCTTCACTAGTATAGATGTTAATGTTGCTGTTGGAGCAGCTGTAAAAGAGTTGACTGGTGCTAGAGTTGATTTGGAGAATCCTGACAAGGTCATAGCTATTCAGATAATAAAGGATGTTGCTCACATAAGCATTGTTTCTGGTGCTGAGTTCTACAAAAAGATGAGGCCATATAAATACCCAATGCATAAAATATTCAATAGATTTGTTGTTGCTCATGAGCCATATCTTGGACCACCAGATGCGGCATACACATTTGGTGCTAGAATAGGTAGAGAAGTTCAAACATATGAAGTTGGAGAACTTGTTGTTGCCCCGATAGGTTCTGTCGATGGCTATAGTCTATACAACTTTCTGAAGGGGTTATTCGAGGGTATTGAGTCTAGATACGAAGTTCAGAGAAAAAGCTATGGAAGAGAGGTGGCAAAGACAAAGGTTGTTGTTCAAGACATGTACCAGTTTGTTAGATCGAAAATAGGTGAACCACTAATAATTTTTGAGCCTGAGGGAGAACCAATATCAAGAGTTTCCAACGAGGTTTCTGAATTCATTTTAAGTTCTTTGAGAAGAGGCAGAAAAATCAATATTATGGTTGGTGCCAGAGAGGGTGTTCCAACAAGTCTTTTCAGATTTGCAAATTTTGTTCTTGATGTTGCTCCTGGAATAGTTATTTCAACAGATTACGCTCTTGCCTCAGCTTTAATAGCATTGACTACTGTGCTTCACGAAAAACTTGTTGGTGAAAAGGAGGAGAATTTATAGTTTGTTCAACATCTCCTCCAAAACCCTTTTAACTCTTTCCCTATCTGAATACCTCTTCACCTTCTCAATTGCATCTCTAAAGAGCTTTGCAATAGTGGTGTCCTGAAATAGGATTGAAAGAGCCCACTCAATAACATTTTCATCCATGTAAACCATCTTAGCTGTTACACCACCATCGATTATGATATTAACACCTGTAATCCACGAAGCCTCATCAGATGCAAGAAAAGCAACTAGTGCTGCAATATCCTCTGGCTTTCCAACTCTTCCAGCTGGATGCCAAAGATTATCCAAAGGTGTTAAAACCGATTCTCTTGGGGGTATTTGCCAATTTGATGTATCTACCCAACCTGGTGAAATAGATAAAACTCTTATTCCATACTTTGCAAGCGATATTGCAAGAGCATGTGTTAGAGCCACTAAGCCTCCTTTCGATGCTGAGTAAGGTTCTGTGTTTGGTTCTGATTGAAATGCTCTTGTAGATGCAATGTTTATTATTACACCACCACTTTTCTTCATATATCTAACAGCATGCTTTGTGCAAAGCCAAGCACCTGTTAAATTAACGTCTATAACTCTTCTCCACTCATCAATTGTCTGCTCCTCTATACTTTTTCCAGAAGAGCCTATTCCAGCATTGTTTACAAGAACATTTATTGCATTATACCTACTAAAAACAGTGTCCATGGCTTTGCTAACATCGTTCTCGCTAGCAACATCAGCATGTATGTAAGTAGCTTCTATGCCTCTAGCCCTTAGCTCCTCAATTCTGATACTTCCAGCACTATCATCAATATCGAGTATAGCAACTTTGCATCCCTCTAAACCAAGTCTATATGCTATAGCAGCACCTATACCCCTAGCACCACCAGTAACAACACAAACCCTATTCTCAAATCTACGCATTTTTTCCTACACCACCAACAGGTAGAGCATAGTGCAGCGGGGTTTCTTTATAAACTCTTCTCCACGCACTTAAATTGTATATGCATCCAGGATCCGGCCCCAGAGGATCACCAAAATAGGCATATGCTCT of the Ignisphaera cupida genome contains:
- a CDS encoding SPOUT family RNA methylase; its protein translation is MSISNLECADVIITCKLGMEKVVASYVMEIDPSAKVVPSPENFMGLVLIYNAFNKKMLADEIRKKVPEAEKIYVVEKCSKANINSIVDAVKSIAKDFVFQNESFAVRTTRRGKHSFTSIDVNVAVGAAVKELTGARVDLENPDKVIAIQIIKDVAHISIVSGAEFYKKMRPYKYPMHKIFNRFVVAHEPYLGPPDAAYTFGARIGREVQTYEVGELVVAPIGSVDGYSLYNFLKGLFEGIESRYEVQRKSYGREVAKTKVVVQDMYQFVRSKIGEPLIIFEPEGEPISRVSNEVSEFILSSLRRGRKINIMVGAREGVPTSLFRFANFVLDVAPGIVISTDYALASALIALTTVLHEKLVGEKEENL
- a CDS encoding SDR family oxidoreductase, producing the protein MRRFENRVCVVTGGARGIGAAIAYRLGLEGCKVAILDIDDSAGSIRIEELRARGIEATYIHADVASENDVSKAMDTVFSRYNAINVLVNNAGIGSSGKSIEEQTIDEWRRVIDVNLTGAWLCTKHAVRYMKKSGGVIINIASTRAFQSEPNTEPYSASKGGLVALTHALAISLAKYGIRVLSISPGWVDTSNWQIPPRESVLTPLDNLWHPAGRVGKPEDIAALVAFLASDEASWITGVNIIIDGGVTAKMVYMDENVIEWALSILFQDTTIAKLFRDAIEKVKRYSDRERVKRVLEEMLNKL